Proteins from a single region of Abyssalbus ytuae:
- a CDS encoding aconitate hydratase translates to MAFDIDMIKEVYGRVAERVDKAREITGKPLTLAEKILYSHLWDGNPSTAFERGKDYVDFAPDRIACQDATAQMALLQFMHAGKPKVAVPTTVHCDHLIQAKVGAEADLKRANQTSNEVFDFLESVSNKYGIGFWKPGAGIIHQVVLENYAFPGGMMIGTDSHTVNAGGLGMVAIGVGGADAVDVMAGMPWELKFPKLIGVKLTGKLSGWTAPKDVILKVAGILTVKGGTGAIIEYFGEGATSMSCTGKGTICNMGAEVGATTSTFGYDESMDRYLRSTGRADVADAANQVKEHLTADSEVYANPEQYFDQVIEINLSELEPHLNGPFTPDLATPVSKMSEAASKNDWPLKVEYGLIGSCTNSSYEDISRAASLAKQVADKKLKTKSNFTITPGSEQVRYTIERDGFIKTFDKIGATVFANACGPCIGMWDRYGDKGDGQERNTIVHSFNRNFAKRADGNPNTLAFVGSPELVTAIAIAGRLDFNPITDKLINEDGEEVMLDEPRGYELPPEGFAVEDAGYVAPADDGSGVQVVVASTSERLQLLAPFKPWDGKNIMGAKLLIKAFGKCTTDHISMAGPWLRFRGHLDNIANNTLIGAVNAFNQKTNFVKNQITGEYGGVPDVQRAYKAAGIPTIVVGDHNYGEGSSREHAAMQPRHLGVRAVLVKSFARIHETNLKKQGMLALTFDNEADYDKIREDDTFNFVDLESFAPGKSLTIEIVHADGSKENILVNHSYNQGQIEWFKAGSALNLIAAQNA, encoded by the coding sequence ATGGCTTTTGATATTGATATGATAAAAGAAGTCTATGGACGAGTGGCCGAACGTGTTGATAAAGCACGTGAAATAACCGGAAAACCATTGACTTTAGCTGAAAAAATACTTTACTCTCACCTTTGGGATGGTAATCCGTCTACAGCTTTTGAAAGGGGTAAGGATTATGTAGATTTTGCACCCGATAGAATTGCATGTCAGGATGCTACTGCCCAAATGGCATTGTTACAATTTATGCATGCAGGCAAACCTAAAGTTGCCGTACCAACTACAGTACATTGTGATCACTTAATTCAGGCAAAAGTTGGAGCCGAAGCCGATTTGAAAAGAGCTAATCAAACCAGTAATGAAGTGTTTGATTTTTTAGAATCAGTATCAAACAAATACGGAATTGGTTTCTGGAAACCGGGAGCAGGTATCATCCATCAGGTAGTTTTAGAGAACTATGCATTTCCGGGTGGTATGATGATCGGGACAGATTCACATACAGTAAATGCCGGAGGTTTAGGAATGGTAGCTATTGGAGTTGGAGGAGCAGATGCTGTTGATGTTATGGCAGGAATGCCATGGGAACTTAAATTCCCTAAACTAATAGGTGTAAAACTCACCGGAAAACTGTCCGGATGGACAGCACCTAAAGATGTAATACTTAAAGTGGCAGGAATCCTTACAGTAAAAGGAGGTACCGGAGCAATTATAGAATATTTTGGAGAAGGGGCAACTTCCATGTCATGTACCGGTAAAGGGACTATCTGTAATATGGGGGCTGAAGTAGGAGCAACCACTTCAACTTTTGGTTACGACGAATCTATGGACCGTTACTTGCGCTCTACCGGTAGGGCAGATGTTGCTGATGCCGCTAATCAGGTAAAAGAACATCTTACTGCCGATTCTGAAGTATATGCAAATCCTGAACAATATTTTGATCAGGTTATCGAAATAAATTTATCAGAATTAGAACCACACTTAAATGGTCCTTTTACCCCCGATTTGGCAACCCCTGTTTCTAAAATGAGCGAAGCAGCAAGCAAAAATGACTGGCCTTTAAAAGTTGAATATGGGCTTATCGGGTCTTGTACCAATTCATCATATGAAGATATTTCCCGTGCTGCTTCTTTGGCAAAACAGGTAGCAGACAAAAAATTGAAAACAAAATCCAATTTTACCATAACTCCAGGATCTGAGCAGGTAAGGTATACTATCGAAAGAGATGGATTTATAAAAACTTTTGATAAAATAGGTGCAACGGTTTTTGCAAATGCATGCGGCCCTTGTATAGGAATGTGGGACAGGTATGGAGATAAAGGCGATGGACAGGAAAGAAATACCATTGTACATTCATTTAACAGAAACTTTGCCAAAAGAGCCGATGGAAATCCTAATACATTAGCTTTTGTTGGTTCACCTGAGTTGGTTACGGCAATAGCCATTGCTGGACGTTTGGATTTTAATCCAATAACCGATAAGCTCATAAATGAAGATGGTGAAGAAGTAATGCTGGATGAACCACGAGGATATGAATTGCCACCTGAAGGATTTGCCGTTGAAGATGCAGGTTATGTGGCGCCGGCCGATGACGGAAGCGGAGTACAGGTAGTCGTGGCTTCCACATCGGAACGACTTCAGCTACTGGCACCATTTAAGCCATGGGACGGCAAAAATATAATGGGTGCTAAATTGCTTATTAAAGCTTTTGGAAAATGTACTACTGATCATATTTCCATGGCAGGGCCCTGGTTACGTTTCAGAGGGCATTTAGATAATATTGCCAACAATACTTTAATAGGAGCCGTTAACGCTTTTAACCAAAAAACTAATTTTGTTAAAAATCAGATTACCGGAGAATACGGAGGCGTGCCCGACGTACAAAGAGCATACAAAGCAGCAGGAATACCAACTATTGTAGTAGGAGATCATAATTATGGTGAAGGATCATCCAGGGAGCATGCAGCAATGCAGCCCCGTCATTTAGGAGTTAGGGCAGTTTTGGTAAAGTCTTTTGCCAGGATTCATGAAACAAACCTTAAAAAACAAGGAATGTTAGCTTTGACTTTTGATAATGAAGCCGATTATGACAAAATCCGGGAAGATGATACATTCAACTTTGTTGATCTGGAATCATTCGCACCTGGTAAATCATTAACTATAGAAATTGTACATGCGGATGGTAGCAAAGAAAACATTCTTGTTAATCACTCGTACAATCAAGGGCAAATTGAATGGTTCAAAGCAGGTTCTGCATTAAATTTAATAGCAGCACAAAATGCTTAA
- a CDS encoding AAA family ATPase produces the protein MSDVKAIENLVDKHARLKAEIGKVIIGQEKVIEEILLSIYSGGHALLIGVPGLAKTLMVNTIAKALGLEFKRIQFTPDLMPSDILGSEILDKNREFKFVKGPVFANIILADEINRTPPKTQAALLEAMQERAVTVAGHHYKLSLPYFVLATQNPIEQEGTYPLPEAQLDRFMFAIELNYPSYREEVEVVKATTSDEQPVINSLFNASEIIEIQHLIRRVPIADNVIEYAVKLVGKTRFGSKFATELVNNYVDWGAGPRASQNLILAAKSHAAINGKFSPDIEDVQAVALAILRHRVIKNYKAEAEGVTIEKIVKSLF, from the coding sequence ATGTCTGATGTAAAAGCAATAGAAAATCTTGTTGATAAACATGCCAGGCTAAAAGCCGAAATAGGTAAAGTAATAATCGGACAGGAAAAAGTAATAGAAGAAATACTGCTTTCAATATATTCAGGAGGGCATGCCTTACTCATTGGTGTGCCCGGGTTAGCCAAAACCCTGATGGTAAATACTATTGCAAAAGCACTGGGACTGGAATTTAAAAGAATCCAGTTTACTCCGGATTTAATGCCCAGTGATATTTTAGGAAGCGAAATTTTAGATAAGAACAGAGAATTTAAATTTGTTAAAGGACCTGTTTTTGCAAATATTATTCTGGCAGATGAAATAAACAGAACTCCTCCTAAAACCCAGGCAGCATTACTTGAAGCCATGCAGGAAAGAGCAGTAACCGTTGCAGGCCATCACTACAAACTCAGCCTCCCGTATTTTGTTCTGGCAACACAAAACCCAATAGAACAGGAAGGTACCTATCCGTTACCTGAAGCACAGCTCGATCGTTTCATGTTTGCCATCGAATTAAATTATCCTTCTTATCGCGAAGAAGTAGAAGTTGTAAAAGCAACTACTTCCGATGAACAACCGGTGATAAATTCTTTATTTAATGCCAGTGAAATTATTGAAATACAGCATTTAATAAGAAGGGTGCCAATAGCAGATAATGTTATAGAATATGCTGTAAAACTTGTAGGCAAAACAAGGTTTGGTAGTAAGTTTGCTACCGAACTGGTAAATAATTATGTAGATTGGGGAGCAGGCCCCAGAGCCTCACAAAACCTTATACTGGCAGCAAAATCCCATGCAGCGATAAATGGTAAATTCTCTCCCGATATTGAAGATGTACAGGCAGTTGCCCTTGCTATATTAAGACACAGGGTTATTAAAAATTATAAAGCCGAAGCAGAAGGAGTTACCATAGAAAAAATTGTAAAATCTTTATTTTAA
- a CDS encoding peptidylprolyl isomerase yields the protein MKHIKPRSMKYMSKLCGLMLFLTFQAAMSQEETTENIQEEVDTTITDSVVVKKDSIKIFKKVKVDGVAAVIGDYVILESDIDKNFLSLETQGVSIKDITRCQMLGKLMEDKLYAHQAVQDSIEVSEAEISGSVERQLDYLVSEIGSMEKLLQFYRKNSEESFREELAEIIKTQQLSERMRSKIVDDVEITPDEVRQWFNNIPKEERPVFGDEVEIAQIVKKPKPSEEEVKATIEKLKKIKADVVDGGASFAIKQTLYSEDPGKSQNGGVYRINKKSGFVKEFKDVAFSMQQGEVSEPFETEFGWHILLVEKIRGQELDVRHILLMPEISEKAIEEAKKELTDIRNKILDGAFTFEEAARNFSDEEETKYDGGILTNPSNLDKRFELTKLDPTFYAQVSGLEGNEISQPIAEQTRTGVNYKIIKVNARYKEHIADYSQDYIKIKELALKEKQMKAISDWMDEKIKDTYISVAPDNRECNFANNWLKK from the coding sequence ATGAAGCATATCAAACCAAGAAGTATGAAGTATATGAGTAAATTGTGTGGGTTAATGTTATTTTTAACTTTTCAGGCAGCTATGTCTCAGGAAGAAACTACTGAGAATATACAGGAAGAAGTTGATACTACAATAACCGATTCTGTAGTTGTTAAAAAAGATTCTATTAAAATATTTAAAAAAGTTAAGGTAGATGGGGTTGCTGCAGTAATAGGAGATTATGTAATTCTGGAATCAGATATTGATAAAAACTTTTTAAGTCTTGAAACCCAGGGTGTTTCTATAAAAGATATTACCCGGTGTCAGATGTTGGGAAAATTAATGGAGGATAAATTATATGCCCATCAGGCAGTACAGGATAGTATTGAAGTATCCGAAGCTGAAATATCCGGGAGTGTTGAAAGGCAATTGGATTATTTGGTTTCTGAAATAGGATCGATGGAAAAATTGCTTCAATTTTATAGAAAAAATAGCGAAGAAAGCTTCAGGGAGGAATTAGCTGAAATTATTAAAACCCAGCAGTTATCAGAAAGAATGCGGTCTAAAATAGTAGATGATGTGGAAATTACTCCGGATGAAGTAAGACAGTGGTTCAATAATATACCAAAAGAGGAAAGACCTGTATTTGGAGATGAGGTTGAAATAGCTCAAATAGTTAAAAAACCCAAACCCTCCGAAGAAGAAGTAAAAGCCACTATTGAAAAATTAAAAAAAATAAAGGCCGATGTGGTAGACGGGGGAGCCAGTTTTGCAATAAAGCAAACTCTATACTCTGAAGATCCGGGGAAATCACAAAACGGTGGAGTTTACCGCATCAATAAAAAATCCGGTTTTGTAAAAGAATTTAAAGATGTGGCCTTCAGTATGCAACAGGGAGAAGTTTCTGAACCCTTTGAAACAGAATTTGGATGGCATATACTTTTAGTTGAAAAAATAAGAGGCCAGGAATTAGATGTAAGGCATATTCTCTTAATGCCTGAAATATCAGAAAAAGCTATAGAGGAAGCAAAAAAGGAATTAACAGATATTAGAAACAAAATCCTTGATGGAGCTTTTACTTTTGAAGAAGCAGCCAGAAATTTCTCGGACGAAGAAGAAACTAAGTATGACGGAGGAATTTTAACCAATCCTTCAAATCTCGATAAGCGCTTTGAACTTACAAAATTAGATCCTACCTTTTATGCACAGGTGAGTGGTTTAGAAGGAAATGAAATTTCTCAGCCTATAGCAGAGCAAACACGTACAGGAGTAAACTATAAAATAATTAAAGTTAATGCCAGGTATAAAGAGCATATAGCCGATTATTCACAGGATTACATTAAAATAAAAGAGCTAGCTTTAAAAGAAAAACAAATGAAAGCCATTAGCGATTGGATGGACGAAAAAATTAAAGATACATATATAAGTGTGGCTCCTGATAACAGAGAATGTAATTTTGCTAATAACTGGCTAAAAAAATAA
- a CDS encoding peptidyl-prolyl cis-trans isomerase: protein MKLFSLGFIIFFLLNLSVSCEYLKPRKSDEVVAKVGEEYLYKDDFSKIFSDQMSEQDSINLARSFIDSWAIGKLLVKKAQENLNDDKLEELEGLVQEYRTDIYANAYKEILIATSIDTLVTEEELRTFYEENKENFRLNENLIKIRYVGFDRNFEFSPEVKEKIKRFDESDVEDLQNISHQFKSYYLNDTIWIKTSEIVNTINILSTDKFEQNLKKAQFFELTDSLGVYLVVVKDVLERNSIAPLEYVKPIIKQILLNKRRLEFNRKLEKELIDEAYQTKKYEVYE from the coding sequence ATGAAACTGTTCTCGTTAGGTTTTATAATATTTTTTTTGTTAAACTTAAGTGTATCCTGTGAATATTTAAAACCCCGTAAAAGTGATGAAGTTGTTGCCAAAGTAGGGGAAGAATATTTGTATAAAGATGATTTTTCAAAAATTTTTTCTGACCAAATGTCAGAACAGGATAGTATTAATCTTGCACGAAGTTTTATTGATTCCTGGGCAATAGGCAAATTACTTGTAAAAAAGGCACAGGAAAATTTAAATGATGACAAACTTGAAGAGCTTGAAGGGCTGGTACAAGAATACAGAACCGATATTTATGCAAACGCGTATAAAGAAATTTTAATTGCCACTTCTATTGATACCCTGGTAACCGAAGAAGAACTTCGTACTTTTTATGAAGAAAACAAAGAAAACTTCAGGCTCAACGAAAACCTTATTAAAATCAGGTATGTTGGTTTTGACAGAAATTTTGAATTTTCGCCGGAAGTAAAAGAAAAAATTAAAAGGTTTGATGAGAGTGATGTAGAAGATTTACAAAATATTTCCCATCAGTTTAAATCATATTATTTAAATGATACAATCTGGATAAAAACTTCAGAAATTGTTAATACCATCAATATTTTAAGTACAGATAAATTTGAACAAAACTTAAAAAAAGCACAATTTTTTGAGCTAACTGATTCTTTAGGGGTATATTTGGTGGTTGTTAAAGATGTATTAGAAAGGAACAGCATAGCTCCACTGGAATATGTGAAGCCAATTATAAAGCAAATTTTACTTAATAAGCGAAGATTAGAATTTAACAGGAAATTAGAAAAAGAACTTATAGATGAAGCATATCAAACCAAGAAGTATGAAGTATATGAGTAA
- a CDS encoding nitroreductase family protein, which yields MSLTDDLKWRYATKKMNGKTVPKEKLDYILEAARLAPSSSGLQPYKIFVISDKKLLEQIRGFSFNQSQVTECSHLLVFAAWDGYSFERMGEVFLRTVKERGLPDNKMEDYHNMLWGLYEPLGNEWHQNHTAKQAYIAFAMAIAAAAEQKVDATPMEGFDRELMDELLELKKHGLKSAVMLTLGYRDEKDDWLVNLKKVRTPKEEFIIEI from the coding sequence ATGAGTTTAACAGACGATTTAAAATGGCGGTATGCCACCAAAAAAATGAATGGTAAAACGGTACCCAAAGAAAAGCTTGACTATATTCTTGAAGCAGCACGTTTGGCACCTTCATCATCCGGGTTACAACCCTATAAAATATTTGTAATTAGCGATAAAAAGCTTCTGGAACAAATAAGAGGATTTTCATTTAATCAAAGTCAGGTTACAGAATGTTCTCATTTGTTGGTGTTTGCAGCATGGGACGGATATTCTTTTGAAAGAATGGGTGAAGTATTCTTACGCACAGTAAAGGAAAGAGGCTTACCCGATAACAAAATGGAAGATTATCACAATATGCTTTGGGGTTTGTATGAGCCATTGGGAAATGAATGGCATCAAAACCATACTGCTAAACAAGCGTATATTGCCTTTGCCATGGCCATAGCAGCAGCTGCTGAGCAAAAGGTGGACGCGACTCCGATGGAAGGTTTTGATCGTGAATTAATGGATGAATTATTGGAGTTAAAGAAACATGGGTTGAAAAGTGCGGTTATGTTAACTCTGGGTTATAGAGATGAAAAAGATGATTGGCTTGTTAACCTTAAAAAGGTAAGAACTCCAAAAGAGGAGTTTATTATAGAAATCTAA
- a CDS encoding winged helix-turn-helix transcriptional regulator, whose amino-acid sequence MKLNNPDLKNDKKQTTSGKKESCTKIIQPVQDALYVLSGKWKLPIIISLTYGNKRFSQMAREIPKITDRMLAKELRELEINQLVKRKVYDSIPVMVEYSLTEYGKTLNPAIDELYKWGVQHRKKIIGKD is encoded by the coding sequence ATGAAGCTAAATAATCCTGATTTAAAGAATGATAAAAAACAAACCACTTCCGGCAAAAAAGAGTCGTGCACTAAAATAATTCAACCTGTTCAGGATGCTCTGTATGTTTTAAGCGGAAAATGGAAATTACCTATTATAATTTCATTAACCTACGGTAACAAACGATTTAGCCAAATGGCCAGGGAAATACCCAAAATCACTGACCGGATGCTGGCTAAAGAATTAAGGGAACTTGAAATTAATCAATTAGTAAAACGAAAAGTTTATGATTCTATTCCAGTGATGGTAGAATACTCATTAACCGAATACGGAAAAACATTGAACCCTGCTATTGACGAACTCTATAAATGGGGTGTACAGCATAGAAAAAAAATAATAGGTAAAGACTAA
- the rimO gene encoding 30S ribosomal protein S12 methylthiotransferase RimO, with the protein MRTKSLKKNKINVVTLGCSKNIYDSEVLMGQLKASGKDVVHEEEGNIVVINTCGFINNAKEESVNTILEYVEKKENGVVDKVFVTGCLSERYKPDLEKEIPDVDQYFGTSDLPILLKALGADYKHELIGERLTTTPKNYAYLKIAEGCDRPCSFCAIPLMRGKHKSVPVEELIVEAEKLAAGGVKELILIAQDLTYYGLDLYKERRLAHLLKELVKVEGIEWIRLHYAFPTGFPLDVLEVMKKEPKICNYIDIPLQHISDSILKSMRRGTTKEKTTKLLREFRERVPGMAIRTTLIVGYPGETEEDFQTLKNWVEEMRFERLGCFAYSHEENTHAFSLKDDVPEEIKQQRASEIMELQSQISWELNQEKTGKTFRCIIDRKEGTYFVGRTEFDSPDVDNEVLIDASKYYVKTGEFVNVKITEASDFDLYGEPVNL; encoded by the coding sequence ATGAGAACAAAGTCTTTAAAGAAGAATAAAATAAATGTAGTAACGCTGGGTTGTTCTAAAAATATTTATGACAGCGAGGTGTTAATGGGGCAATTAAAAGCAAGTGGTAAAGATGTTGTGCATGAAGAAGAAGGGAATATTGTTGTAATAAACACTTGCGGTTTTATAAATAATGCAAAAGAAGAAAGCGTAAATACCATTTTAGAATATGTAGAAAAAAAAGAAAATGGTGTCGTAGATAAAGTTTTTGTAACAGGGTGTTTAAGCGAGCGTTATAAACCCGATTTGGAAAAAGAAATTCCTGATGTAGATCAATATTTTGGAACTTCAGATTTACCTATACTTTTAAAGGCACTGGGTGCCGATTATAAACACGAACTTATTGGCGAAAGACTCACTACCACACCAAAAAATTATGCTTACCTTAAAATTGCCGAGGGTTGTGACAGACCTTGTTCGTTTTGTGCTATTCCGTTAATGCGTGGTAAACATAAAAGTGTGCCTGTAGAAGAATTGATAGTAGAAGCTGAAAAATTAGCAGCCGGAGGCGTTAAAGAACTAATTTTAATAGCACAGGACTTAACTTATTATGGCCTTGATTTATATAAAGAAAGGCGTCTGGCCCACTTACTTAAAGAATTGGTAAAAGTAGAAGGTATAGAATGGATCCGTTTGCATTATGCATTTCCAACAGGCTTTCCGCTTGATGTGTTGGAGGTGATGAAGAAAGAACCTAAAATATGTAATTACATAGATATACCTTTACAGCATATTTCAGATTCTATTCTGAAAAGTATGCGACGGGGCACTACCAAAGAAAAAACTACAAAGCTTTTAAGGGAATTTAGGGAAAGGGTGCCTGGTATGGCTATCAGGACTACTTTAATAGTTGGTTATCCGGGAGAAACGGAAGAAGATTTTCAAACTTTAAAAAACTGGGTAGAGGAAATGCGTTTTGAACGGTTGGGATGTTTTGCCTATAGTCATGAAGAAAATACACATGCCTTTAGTTTGAAAGATGACGTCCCGGAAGAAATAAAACAGCAAAGAGCCTCTGAAATTATGGAACTTCAGTCACAAATTTCATGGGAACTTAACCAGGAAAAAACAGGCAAAACATTTAGGTGTATTATAGACCGGAAGGAAGGAACCTATTTTGTGGGGCGAACTGAATTCGATTCCCCCGATGTAGATAATGAAGTACTCATAGATGCTTCCAAATATTATGTAAAGACCGGAGAGTTTGTAAATGTGAAAATTACAGAGGCAAGTGATTTTGATTTGTATGGCGAACCGGTAAATTTATAA
- a CDS encoding phosphoribosylpyrophosphate synthetase: MGTKKKDKMRESYTTLTEAISDLQQHGYTEDFNLCEAGVENKAKKTIHNAVDLNVVKHYRFEGFTNPADNMVLYVIETTSGEKGLLVDAYGAYSGNISHEMIEKLRMHE, from the coding sequence ATGGGAACTAAAAAAAAGGATAAAATGAGGGAATCGTATACAACATTAACAGAAGCAATATCAGACTTACAACAACATGGTTATACTGAAGATTTTAATTTATGTGAAGCAGGAGTAGAAAACAAAGCTAAGAAAACCATTCACAATGCAGTAGATCTAAATGTTGTTAAGCACTATCGTTTTGAAGGTTTTACTAATCCTGCTGATAATATGGTGTTATACGTTATAGAAACAACTTCGGGTGAAAAAGGCCTTTTAGTAGATGCTTACGGTGCTTATTCGGGGAATATTTCGCATGAAATGATCGAAAAGCTGAGAATGCATGAATAG
- a CDS encoding thioredoxin family protein — protein MARTPSNMLPLGTKAPDFILPDTVSGNMISLSEVKGNIGMVVMFICNHCPFVKHVNTQMVSLARDYTKKGVGFVAISSNDVLNYPDDTPELMKKNAEEQGFVFPYLYDETQEVAKSYEAACTPDFYIFNKNLELVYRGQLDDSRPGNGIPLTGKDMRDALDALINGRPVPAIQKPSIGCNIKWK, from the coding sequence ATGGCTCGCACACCCAGTAATATGCTTCCGCTCGGAACCAAGGCTCCTGATTTTATTCTACCCGATACAGTATCGGGCAATATGATAAGTTTAAGTGAAGTGAAAGGAAATATAGGAATGGTAGTAATGTTTATTTGCAATCATTGCCCTTTTGTTAAACATGTAAATACACAGATGGTGAGTTTAGCGCGGGATTATACAAAAAAAGGAGTTGGCTTTGTTGCCATTTCCAGCAATGATGTACTCAATTATCCTGATGACACTCCGGAGCTCATGAAAAAAAATGCTGAAGAACAAGGTTTTGTTTTTCCTTACCTGTATGATGAAACCCAGGAGGTGGCAAAATCTTATGAGGCAGCCTGCACCCCGGATTTTTATATTTTTAATAAAAATCTTGAACTTGTTTACCGGGGACAATTAGACGACTCCCGGCCGGGAAACGGAATACCGCTCACCGGTAAAGATATGCGAGATGCCCTCGATGCCCTGATTAATGGAAGGCCGGTCCCTGCAATACAAAAACCAAGTATCGGGTGTAATATAAAATGGAAATAA
- a CDS encoding peroxiredoxin: protein MATLRLGDKAPNFKAQTSEGEIDFYEYLGDGWGILFSHPADYTPVCTTELGTVAKYRKEFEKRNVKVMALSVDGVESHKGWIKDINETQHTNVDFPIIADEDRKVSDLYDMIHPNADSTFTVRSVYVIGPDKTIKLIITYPASTGRNFDELLRVIDSLQLTAYHKVATPANWKNGEDVVVSPSIPTEEAKQIFKKGVKEIKPYLRMTPQPNLD from the coding sequence ATGGCAACATTAAGACTAGGTGATAAAGCGCCGAATTTTAAAGCGCAAACCTCTGAAGGTGAAATAGATTTCTATGAATATTTAGGAGATGGTTGGGGAATTTTGTTTTCACATCCGGCTGATTATACTCCTGTTTGTACAACCGAATTGGGTACGGTAGCTAAATACAGAAAAGAATTTGAAAAACGTAACGTAAAAGTTATGGCTCTAAGTGTAGACGGTGTAGAATCTCATAAAGGCTGGATAAAAGACATTAATGAAACCCAACACACTAACGTTGATTTTCCTATAATTGCAGATGAAGACCGAAAAGTATCTGATTTATATGACATGATACATCCCAATGCCGATTCTACTTTTACCGTTCGCTCGGTATATGTAATCGGGCCGGATAAAACAATTAAACTCATAATTACCTATCCGGCTTCAACAGGAAGAAATTTTGATGAATTATTAAGAGTAATCGATTCTCTTCAACTCACAGCTTACCACAAGGTTGCCACACCGGCCAACTGGAAAAATGGGGAGGATGTAGTAGTAAGCCCTTCTATTCCAACTGAAGAAGCTAAACAAATTTTCAAAAAAGGAGTAAAGGAAATTAAACCTTACTTAAGAATGACCCCTCAACCAAATTTGGATTAA
- a CDS encoding sigma-54-dependent transcriptional regulator, which translates to MPKILVIEDEAAIRRVLVKILSEESEKYQVDEAEDGLAGIEKIKKEDYDLVLCDIKMPKMDGVEVLEAAKKVKPEIPFVMISGHGDLDTAVNTMRLGAFDYISKPPDLNRLLNTVRNALDRKELVVENKRLKKKVSKNYEMIGNSEAITVIKDMIEKVAPTDARVMITGPNGTGKELVAHWLHEKSERSSAPLVEVNCAAIPSELIESELFGHVKGAFTSAVKDRAGKFETAHKGTIFLDEVGDMSLSAQAKVLRALQENKISRVGSDKDINVDVRVIAATNKDLRKEINEGKFREDLYHRLAVILIKVPALNERRNDIPLLIDHFSKKIAGEQGNTPKKFSDKAIKLLQEYDWTGNIRELRNVVERLIILGGQEVSESDVQLFASK; encoded by the coding sequence ATGCCAAAAATATTAGTTATAGAAGACGAAGCCGCCATTAGAAGAGTATTGGTGAAGATCCTCAGTGAAGAAAGTGAAAAATATCAGGTAGATGAAGCAGAAGATGGGCTTGCCGGAATAGAAAAGATCAAAAAAGAAGATTATGACCTGGTGCTATGCGACATTAAAATGCCTAAAATGGACGGTGTTGAGGTTTTGGAAGCAGCTAAAAAAGTAAAACCTGAGATACCTTTCGTTATGATTTCCGGTCATGGCGATTTAGATACTGCGGTAAATACAATGCGCTTGGGGGCTTTTGATTATATTTCCAAACCCCCGGATCTTAACCGTTTACTTAACACTGTTAGGAATGCACTGGACAGGAAAGAGTTGGTGGTAGAAAATAAACGCCTTAAAAAAAAGGTGAGTAAAAATTATGAAATGATAGGTAATAGTGAAGCCATCACTGTTATTAAGGATATGATTGAAAAAGTAGCCCCCACCGATGCAAGGGTAATGATAACAGGGCCAAATGGTACAGGAAAAGAATTAGTGGCTCACTGGTTACACGAAAAAAGCGAAAGATCATCTGCGCCGTTGGTAGAGGTTAATTGTGCTGCCATCCCTTCCGAGCTTATAGAGAGTGAATTGTTTGGCCATGTCAAAGGTGCTTTTACCTCGGCCGTAAAAGACAGGGCAGGAAAGTTTGAAACAGCTCATAAAGGCACTATATTTTTAGATGAGGTTGGAGACATGAGTTTATCTGCACAGGCAAAAGTACTAAGGGCATTGCAGGAAAATAAAATATCAAGGGTAGGAAGTGACAAAGATATAAATGTAGATGTAAGAGTAATTGCAGCTACTAACAAAGACCTGAGAAAAGAGATAAATGAGGGGAAATTCAGGGAAGATCTGTACCATCGCCTGGCAGTTATATTAATAAAAGTACCTGCTTTAAACGAGAGGCGGAATGACATTCCTTTGCTTATTGATCATTTTTCAAAAAAAATAGCCGGAGAACAAGGAAATACGCCCAAAAAATTTTCAGATAAAGCTATTAAACTGCTACAGGAATATGACTGGACAGGTAATATCCGTGAACTCCGAAATGTTGTCGAAAGGTTAATTATTTTGGGAGGGCAGGAAGTCTCGGAAAGTGATGTACAACTCTTTGCAAGCAAATAG